The genome window CAGACAAACTACGGTCGCGTGTTACTACTGTCCAATCATCTTTAAGAAGCTTACATTGGCGTTTACCCGCATTAACCATAGGTTCAATAGTTAAACACATACCTGCTTTTAAGGCCTCGCCGGTACCGGCTTTACCGTAATGCATTATTTGTGGTTCTTCATGAAATCCTGCGCCGATACCGTGGCCGCAATATTCACGTACAATTGAGTAGTTAAAGCTCTCTGCATATTTTTGAATTGCTGAGCCAATATCACCCAAGCGCACACCTGGTTTTACCATTTTAATAGCAAGGTATAAGCTTTCTTGTGTTACTTCTGCAAGACGCTTAGCTTGAATGTTTGGTGTACCAACGTGGAACATTTTAGATGTGTCGCCGTGGTAACCATCTTTAATGACAGTTACGTCGATATTTACACTGTCGCCTTCTTTTAATGCTTTGTCATTTGGAATTCCGTGACAAATAACATGATTAACTGACGTACAAACTGATTTTGGAAAGCCATGATAATTTAACGGAGCAGGGATTGCTTGTTGCACATTAACAATATAATCATGACAAAGTGTATTTAGCTCATCGGTGGTAACACCTGGCACTACATGAGGGCCGATCATTTCAAGTACATCGGCCGCTAAGCGCCCAGCTACGCGCATTTTCTCTATTTCTTCAGGGGTCTTGATAATAGCGCTCATTGAGGCTCCAAAGTTGAGTTTTTAACATTTATCGTCGAACAAATTTTGCACGCGACGTTGAGTATTTAATTTTAATATGGTATAAAGCGCGCCGTCTTTTTACAAATAAATTCTTAAATGATTTTTTGTATTTAAGGCAAACACAATTTTATTTTAACACACACACGTATCGTCACATACACTTGGGTGCATTTGAAGTTTAATTACTTCGGTGTTGGTGCTATGGGATATGTGGAGGCCTAACCCTAAACAACTATAGAGGATCTATAAAATGGCAAACGTTTCAATGCGCGATATGCTTCAAGCTGGTGTTCACTTTGGTCACCAAGCACGTTACTGGAACCCTAAGATGAAGCCTTTCATCTTCGGCACACGTAACCGTGTACATATCATCAACCTTGAGCAAACTGTACCAATGTTCAACGACGCACTTAAGTTTTTATCAAGTGCTGCAGCAAACAAAGGTAAAGTTCTTTTCGTTGGTACTAAGCGCGCAGCAAGCGACGCAGTTAAATCAGCTGCTTTAGAAAGCGACCAGTTCTTCGTAAATCACCGTTGGTTAGGTGGTATGTTGACTAACTGGAAAACTGTACGTCAATCAATCAAGCGTCTTAAAGACCTTGAAGCACAAAGCCAAGACGGAACTTTCGAGAAATTAACTAAGAAAGAAACGTTAACGCTTAACCGCGAAATGGAAAAGCTTGAAAAGAGCCTTGGTGGTATCAAAAACATGGGCGGTCTTCCAGATGCGCTTTTCGTTATCGATGCTGACCACGAGCACATTGCTATCCGTGAAGCAAACAACCTAGGTATTCCAGTTGTTGCAATCGTAGATACTAACTCTAACCCAGACGGTGTTGATTACATCGTACCTGGTAACGATGATGCTATCCGTGCTGTAAGCCTTTACACTAGCGCTGTTGCAGCTGCTATTACTGAAGGTCGCGAGAATAACATCGTTGCTCAAGCTGAGAAAGACGATTTCGTTGAAGCTGAGTAATTAGCTGTCATCAAGTCTTCATCTTTTTAAGGTGAAGACTTGCTATTCTTGTCGAGCGGGTAACCCGCTTATCTAACCTGATTTCAGATTTGAGGATTTACTAATGGCTGTAACTACTGCCCTAGTTAAAGAATTACGCGAGCGCACAGGCGCTGGCATGATGGATTGTAAAAAAGCGTTAACTGAGACTGATGGCGACATCGAGTTAGCGATTGAAAACATGCGTAAAAGTGGCGCTGCTAAAGCTGCTAAAAAAGCAGGTAACATTGCTGCTGAAGGTACTATCATCATCAAGCAAAACGCGGGTGTTGCAGTACTAGTAGAAGTTAACTGTCAAACAGATTTCGTTGCAAAAGACGTAAGCTTCTTAGCATTTGCTAACAAAGTTGCTGACGCTGCAATTGCTGACACTATCTCTATCGAAGACTTACAAGCTAAGTTTGAAGAAGACCGTGTTGAGCTAGTTACTAAAATTGGCGAAAACATCAATGTACGTCGTTTACAGTACGTAACTGGTGAAAACCTAGTTGAGTACCGTCATGGCGATCGTATCGGTGTTGTTGTTGCGGGTGTTGCTGATGAAGAAACACTTAAGCACGTTGCAATGCACGTTGCTGCATCTAGCCCTGAATACTTAACACCTTCAGATGTACCAGCCGATGTTGTTGCTAAAGAAAAGCAAGTACAAATCGAAATCGCGATGAATGAAGGCAAGCCTGCTGAAATCGCTGAGAAGATGGTTGTTGGCCGCATGAAAAAATTCACTGGTGAGGTTTCTCTTACTGGTCAAGCTTTCATCATGGAGCCTAAGAAAACTGTTGGCGATATTCTTAAAGAGAAAAACGCAACAGTTACTAGCTTCGTACGTGTAGAAGTTGGTGAAGGTATCGAGAAGAAAGAAGAAGATTTTGCTGCTGAAGTTGCTGCTCAAATTGCTGCTGCTAAAGCTAAGTAAGATTACTATTTGTGAAGGATAATGAAATTAGATGCAATTAAAGTACTATTTGGTTTTGCTTCGCAGCTAGAAATTCTTTAAAATAACCGCGCTTTTATGTTTAACATAAGCGCGGTTATTTTTTATCCATAATTCAATAAAAGTTGGCCCCAATACTATGACTATCAATCGCAAACCTATTTTTAGACGTGTTCTTCTCAAATTAAGTGGTGAAGCTTTAATGGGAGACGAAGGCTTCGGCATCGATCCTAAAGTTTTAGACCGTATGGCACAAGAAATTAAAGAGCTAGTAGAGCTCGACGTAGAAGTGGGTTTAGTTATTGGTGGAGGTAACTTTTTACGCGGTGGATCACTTGCAGAAGCAGGTATGAATCGCGTAGTAGGCGATCACATGGGTATGCTTGCAACGGTTATGAACGGCCTTGCAATGCGTGATGCGCTACACCGTGCATTTGTAAATTGTCGTCTTATGTCGGCTATTCCGCTTAATGGTGTATGTGACGCTTATAACTGGGCTGAAGCAATTAGTTTATTGAAAACTGGTCGCGTAGTTATTTTTGCAGCGGGTACTGGTAACCCATTTTTTACTACCGATTCTGCAGCATGTTTACGCGGTATCGAAATTGAAGCGGATACAGTAATTAAAGCGACTAAGGTTGATGGCGTATACAGTGATGACCCTGTTAAAAACCCAGATGCGACGCTTTATACCCACTTAAGCTACAATGAAATCATTGAAAAAGAATTAAAAGTTATGGATTTAGCGGCATTTACTCTAGCCCGCGATCACAATATGCCATTGAGCGTATTTAACATGAATAAATCAGGCGCGCTAAAACGCGTAATTATGGGTGAAGAAGAAGGTACACTTATTTCTTCACAAGCCTCAGATGAAATAATCAAATAATTAGGATTAAACCGTGATTAACGATATTCAAAAAGACGCGCAAGCGCGCATGCAAAAAAGTGTAACTGCACTAGGTAGCCAATTATCTAAAATTCGTACTGGCCGTGCACATCCTGCAATCCTAGATGGCATTATGGTGTCGTACTACGGTGCACCAACGCCTTTAAACCAAGTTGCTAACGTAACAATTGAAGATTCTCGTACACTTGCTATTGGTGTATTTGATAAGTCTTTAGCGCAAGCTGTTGAAAAAGCAATTATGGCATCTGACTTAGGTTTAAACCCTATGTCGGCAGGTACTGTTATTCGCGTACCACTTCCTCCACTTACAGAAGAGCGTCGTAAAGACCTAATCAAAATTGTACGCGGCGAAGTTGAAGGCGGTCGTGTTGCTATTCGTAACATTCGTCGTGATGCTAATGGCGATGTAAAGGGTTTATTAAAAGATAAAGACATATCTGAAGATGAAGCGCGTCAATCAGATGATGCGATTCAAAAGCTTACTGATAAGTTTATTAAAGAAATGGATACTTTATTAGCTGCCAAAGAAACAGAATTGATGGAAATCTAAGCAACTAAAATTATTAGTTTTGAAACGCCGTCTAGGGTATACTAGGCGGCGTTTTTTTATGGAATACTCGATATTTATGGTTCTAGATGCTGACACAATTTCACAGCAATGTTTACCCAAACATGTTGCTATCATCATGGATGGGAACGGACGTTGGGCGCAAGCTAGAAATAGACCTCGTGTGTATGGGCATAAAAAAGGCGTAGACGCAGTTCGTCAATCTGTTCAGTTTTGTACTAAATTAGGGATACAATCGTTAACCTTATTTGCTTTTAGTAGTGAAAACTGGCGCCGCCCTGAAGACGAAGTAAACACTTTAATGGAGCTTTTCTTATTTGTTTTAACAAAGGAAGTTAAAAAGCTTCATAAAAACAATGTAAAACTGACCATTATTGGAGACTTATCACGATTTTCTGAAGGATTACGTAGCAAGGTAGACGCTGCGCATAAGCTGACTGAAAATAACACCGGGTTGCGTTTAAATGTTGCAGCTAATTACGGTGGTCGTTGGGATGTTGCCAATGCGGCAAAACAACTTGCTTTGCAAGTTGCGCAGGGCACACTAAACGCAGAAGATATTACAGAAGAGCGCTTAGCACAGCATATGAGCATGGCAGATCAGGCAGAACCTGATTTACTTATTCGCACTGGTGGCGATGTTCGTATTAGTAATTTTTTACTATGGCAAGTTGCTTATGCAGAACTTTACTTTACCGAGACACTTTGGCCAGATTTTAATGAAGCAGCATTTGCTGAGGCCATTGCGTGTTACGTTGCCAGAGAGCGACGTTTTGGTTGTACGGGCGAACAAATAAAACAATTACTCGCTCAAACCTAAATAGAATAAGGGTCACATTTTGTTAAAACAACGAATTTTAACCTCTCTAGTGCTAGCTCCATTAGCATTGGCTTTGGTTTTTTATACACCGCTTACGTTATTTAGTTACTTTGCTGGTGCAATTGTATTATTAGGCGCATGGGAATGGTCTGCATTTATGGGCCTTTGCGACAAGCTTAAACGTGCTGCCTTTGTTGTGTTTATTGGCGCTTTACTTGCCTTGCTTAATTTACATTGGCCTATTGAATCATTATGGGAAAATGGCAAGCTAGTCGGTGATGCAAATTACGTATTTACGCTTTCGTTTGCTTGGTGGATTGTTGCTAGCTATTTAATTTGGCGCTACCCAGAGATGGCTAAAGCGTGGAATGAAGGCCTAGTTATGCGCGGCATTGCAGGGCTACTCACGCTTGTACCGCTATGGCTTGCTCTAAATACACTACGTAGCGCGCAATATGCTGAATCAACTCATTTTGGTTCGGTGCTTATTTTAGTGGTACTCGGTATTGTATGGAGCGCAGATGTGGGTGCTTACTTTACGGGTAAAAGTTTTGGTAAACATAAGTTAATGCCTAAAGTAAGCCCTAATAAAACAATTGAAGGGTTAGCAGGCGGTGTAGTCGCTTCTATTATTTTTGTATTAGCATTTTGTCACTTTACCGATGTTGATTTAGTTGTATGGCCTGTGTACGCGATAATGACAGCATTTATTGCGTTGTTTTCTGCGGTAGGTGATTTACTGGAAAGCATGTTTAAACGTGAAGCTGGTTTAAAAGATAGCGGTCGATGTTTACCAGGACACGGCGGTATTTTAGATAGAATTGACAGCTTAACGGCTGCTGCTCCAATGTTTGTTATGTGCTATGCGTGGAGTCTTAGTTTATGAGCCAAAAGCAATTGCTGGTTATTTTAGGCGCAACAGGCTCAATTGGTTTAAGTGCACTTGATGTTGTGTCGCGCAATAAAGAGTTATTTGATGTTTTTGTTTTGGCTGCAGGACAAAATGCAAAGAAAATGGCGGAGTTGTGTATTGAACATGAACCGCTTTATGCGATTATGGCTAACCAGCAGGCCGCAGAGCAGTTATCTGCGTATTTAGCTAATACTCAGTGCCAAACTCTTGTTATGCACGGTGAGCAAGCAATGAGTGACTTATGTGCTCATCCCGATGTTGACATTGTAATGTCGGCAATTGTAGGTGCAGCTGGTTTACTACCCACATTAAGTGCTGTTGAAGCGGGTAAAAAAGTACTACTAGCTAATAAAGAATCTTTAGTTATGTCAGGTCAGTTGTTTATTGATAAAGTTAAACAACATAAAGCCACTTTGCTGCCAATAGATAGCGAACATAATGCAATTTTTCAATGCCTACCTTCTTCGTTACAAAATGCCAAAGGCGATCAAAAACTACAGCAACATGGCGTAAGTAAAATTTTGCTTACCGGCTCTGGTGGCCCATTTTTAACGCGTGATATAAATACGTTAAAAGATGTAACCGTAAGTGAAGCCGTTGCACACCCTAACTGGTCGATGGGTCAAAAAATATCAGTAGATTCCGCAACTATGATGAACAAAGGCTTAGAGTTTATTGAAGCTAAGTGGTTATTCAATTGTGATGCTAGTGATATTGATGTGGTTATTCATCCACAAAGTATCATTCATTCAATGGTGCAGTACCACGATGGTTCTATTTTAGCGCAAATGGGTAACCCCGATATGCGCACGCCAATTGCCCATGCACTTGCGTATCCTGAGCGAATTAATGCGGGTGTTAAACCGTTAAACTTCTCTGACATTTGTGATTTTTCGTTTACTAAACCGGATTTTTCTCGTTATCCAAATTTACAATTAGCAATTGATGCGTGTAGTGCAGGGCAGGGGGCGACAACAACGGTTAACGCAGCAAATGAAATAGCTGTGGGCGCATTCTTAAACGGTAAAATTGGTTTTACCGATATATACAAAATAAATGCACAGACGCTAGAAGCTGCAACTTACACCAATGTGCAAAGCCTAGATGAAATTTTAGAGTGTGATAAATTAGCGCGTATTAGCGCTTCAGAATTTATAACAAAAGTGGCGCATTAATATGTTTGATTTTTTTTGGAATCTTGGCTCATTTATTTTAGCGCTTGGTATTTTAGTGGCCATACATGAATATGGCCATTTTTGGGTTGCACGAAAAATGGGCGTTAAAGTGCTGCGTTTTTCAATTGGTTTTGGTAAGCCACTGTTAAAATGGCATGACAAATATAATACCGAATACGTGATTGCAGCTATTCCATTAGGCGGCTATGTAAAAATGCTTGATGAGCGAGTTGATGACGTACCAGCAAATCAACGTCACTTATCGTTTAACTCTAAATCTGTACAAGCGCGTATTGCTATTGTTGCTGCGGGACCAATGGCTAACTTTCTGTTTGCCATTTTTGCTCTTGCGGTGATGTATATGGTAGGAGTGCAATCGGTTAAGCCAGTTGTTGGCAGCATAACCGAAGGCAGTCGCGCAGAGCAGGCGGGCATTATGCCTTCTCAACATATTATAAAAATTGGTGATGATGACATAACGACATGGCAAGATGCCACGTTTGCGCTTATGTCTAACTTAGGCGAAGAAAGCGTTGAAGTTATTGTTCGTGATAAAAACCTTCAACCACGCGTTAAAACGCTTAATTTAGAGGGGTGGAAGCTTGACCAGCGAGACGTACCACCATTAAGTTCGTTAGGTATTGTGCCATTTAGACCTCAAGCAACTTTAACAATTGCCGCCGTAACTAAAGACTCAGCCGCAGAACACGCTAATTTACAAGTTAACGACACAATTTTGGCTGTAAACGGTGAAACAATAAGCAATTGGCAGCAATTAGTTAATCTTATTACGCAATCAGCTAACAAATCTTTACAATTTAGTGTAAAAAGACAAGATACTATACAAGCCATTACAGTTACCCCTAAAGGGCGCATTGATAATAACGGTATTGAGCAAGGCTTTTTAGGTGTTGCTCCTGTTGTACAGCAATGGCCTGATGGCTATGTAGAGACAAGGCATTACGGCCCGCTCGATAGTATTGTGCGAGGCACAAAAGAAACGTGGCGCTTAATTACACTCAGTTTTGACATGATTGGTAATTTAATTACAGGCCAGGTTTCGGTTAAAAATTTAAGTGGTCCTGTGGGCATTGCAGTAGGCGCTGGAACTAGCGTAAGCTATGGGTTAGTGGCCTTTTTAAGCTTTTTAGCCTTAATAAGCGTTAACTTGGGTGTATTTAATTTATTACCCTTACCAGTGCTTGATGGCGGACACTTAATGTATTACATAATTGAACTTTTTCGTAAAAAGCCGGTCTCTGAAAAGACACAAGAGTTTGGTTTTAAAGTGGGTGCCTTGTTGCTCATTTTTCTAACATGTTTCGCTTTGTTCAATGATGTATCGCGTTTGTAGTTACAGCGTGGCAAATTACTAATTAGAACACGATTGTAAAGCACCACTAGTAAGGTGTTATGCGGTAATACAGTTGTAAAGGATAAAGATAATAAAATGGCTATAAAAAAACATTTGGCAATAACAAGTTTATTGGGTGCAAGTTTTGCAGCCCTAGGCCAAAACTCCTTTATTGTTGAAGACCTGAAAGTTGAAGGTTTGCAGCGCGTAGCACTTGGTGCAGCGCTAACACATATTCCTATTAACGTAGGCGATAATGTTGATGACTATACGATTTCAAAAACAATAAAGTCACTTTATCGTTCTGGGCACTTTGATAACATAAAAGCACTTCGTGATGGCAACAACGTTATTTTTAAAGTAACGGAACGTCCTACCATCAGCTTTATTGAGTTTGAAGGCAATAAAGACATTAAAGACGAGCAGCTTAATGAGTCTCTTGATCAGCAAGATATTCGCCAAGGTGAACCACTTGATAAAACCGTTATCGATAGTATCGAAAAAGGCTTAGTTGAGTTTTTCCACAGCATTGGTAAATACAACGCTAAAGTAGATATCAGTATTACAAAGCTGCCACGTAACCGCGTTAAACTTAAGTTAGAGTTTGATGAAGGTGATGCTGCTTCTATCCGCCAAATTAACTTAGTGGGTAATGAACTTTTTTCTAATGAAGAGCTTCTTAAACTTGCTGAATCGCAGCAAGATTTACCTTGGTGGCAGTTTATGGGTAGCGACCGTTACCAAAAGCAAACCATTGAAGGCGATTTAGAAAAAATTCGTAGTTATTATTTAGACCGTGGTTACCTACGTTTTAATATCGACTCAACGCAAGTTTCAGTGAGCCCTGAACGTGAATCAGTTTACGTTACAGCTAACTTAACTGAAGGCGTAAAATATAAAGTTAAAGGTTTTGACTTTATTGGTGACTTGCTTGGCCGTGAAGACTTAATTAAAAGTGTTATCCCACTTAGAGCGGGTGAGCTTTATAACGGTTCTGTAGTTACTTCATCTGAAGAGTTTATTAAAAGCTACTTAGCACGTTTTGGTTACGCTAATGCTGAAGTGCGTACAATTCCAGAAATTGACGACGAAAAGCAAGAAGTACAATTAACACTGTCGGTTAATCCAGGTAAGCGTGTATACGTTCGTCGTATTATTGTTGGTGGTAACCAAAATACGGCAGATGAAGTACTTCGTCGTGA of Pseudoalteromonas arctica A 37-1-2 contains these proteins:
- the map gene encoding type I methionyl aminopeptidase, which produces MSAIIKTPEEIEKMRVAGRLAADVLEMIGPHVVPGVTTDELNTLCHDYIVNVQQAIPAPLNYHGFPKSVCTSVNHVICHGIPNDKALKEGDSVNIDVTVIKDGYHGDTSKMFHVGTPNIQAKRLAEVTQESLYLAIKMVKPGVRLGDIGSAIQKYAESFNYSIVREYCGHGIGAGFHEEPQIMHYGKAGTGEALKAGMCLTIEPMVNAGKRQCKLLKDDWTVVTRDRSLSAQWEHTLLVTENGVEILTLRSDDTIERIIEH
- the rpsB gene encoding 30S ribosomal protein S2 → MANVSMRDMLQAGVHFGHQARYWNPKMKPFIFGTRNRVHIINLEQTVPMFNDALKFLSSAAANKGKVLFVGTKRAASDAVKSAALESDQFFVNHRWLGGMLTNWKTVRQSIKRLKDLEAQSQDGTFEKLTKKETLTLNREMEKLEKSLGGIKNMGGLPDALFVIDADHEHIAIREANNLGIPVVAIVDTNSNPDGVDYIVPGNDDAIRAVSLYTSAVAAAITEGRENNIVAQAEKDDFVEAE
- the tsf gene encoding translation elongation factor Ts; translated protein: MAVTTALVKELRERTGAGMMDCKKALTETDGDIELAIENMRKSGAAKAAKKAGNIAAEGTIIIKQNAGVAVLVEVNCQTDFVAKDVSFLAFANKVADAAIADTISIEDLQAKFEEDRVELVTKIGENINVRRLQYVTGENLVEYRHGDRIGVVVAGVADEETLKHVAMHVAASSPEYLTPSDVPADVVAKEKQVQIEIAMNEGKPAEIAEKMVVGRMKKFTGEVSLTGQAFIMEPKKTVGDILKEKNATVTSFVRVEVGEGIEKKEEDFAAEVAAQIAAAKAK
- the pyrH gene encoding UMP kinase, whose protein sequence is MTINRKPIFRRVLLKLSGEALMGDEGFGIDPKVLDRMAQEIKELVELDVEVGLVIGGGNFLRGGSLAEAGMNRVVGDHMGMLATVMNGLAMRDALHRAFVNCRLMSAIPLNGVCDAYNWAEAISLLKTGRVVIFAAGTGNPFFTTDSAACLRGIEIEADTVIKATKVDGVYSDDPVKNPDATLYTHLSYNEIIEKELKVMDLAAFTLARDHNMPLSVFNMNKSGALKRVIMGEEEGTLISSQASDEIIK
- the frr gene encoding ribosome recycling factor, yielding MQKSVTALGSQLSKIRTGRAHPAILDGIMVSYYGAPTPLNQVANVTIEDSRTLAIGVFDKSLAQAVEKAIMASDLGLNPMSAGTVIRVPLPPLTEERRKDLIKIVRGEVEGGRVAIRNIRRDANGDVKGLLKDKDISEDEARQSDDAIQKLTDKFIKEMDTLLAAKETELMEI
- a CDS encoding isoprenyl transferase, producing the protein MEYSIFMVLDADTISQQCLPKHVAIIMDGNGRWAQARNRPRVYGHKKGVDAVRQSVQFCTKLGIQSLTLFAFSSENWRRPEDEVNTLMELFLFVLTKEVKKLHKNNVKLTIIGDLSRFSEGLRSKVDAAHKLTENNTGLRLNVAANYGGRWDVANAAKQLALQVAQGTLNAEDITEERLAQHMSMADQAEPDLLIRTGGDVRISNFLLWQVAYAELYFTETLWPDFNEAAFAEAIACYVARERRFGCTGEQIKQLLAQT
- a CDS encoding phosphatidate cytidylyltransferase; the protein is MLKQRILTSLVLAPLALALVFYTPLTLFSYFAGAIVLLGAWEWSAFMGLCDKLKRAAFVVFIGALLALLNLHWPIESLWENGKLVGDANYVFTLSFAWWIVASYLIWRYPEMAKAWNEGLVMRGIAGLLTLVPLWLALNTLRSAQYAESTHFGSVLILVVLGIVWSADVGAYFTGKSFGKHKLMPKVSPNKTIEGLAGGVVASIIFVLAFCHFTDVDLVVWPVYAIMTAFIALFSAVGDLLESMFKREAGLKDSGRCLPGHGGILDRIDSLTAAAPMFVMCYAWSLSL
- the ispC gene encoding 1-deoxy-D-xylulose-5-phosphate reductoisomerase is translated as MSQKQLLVILGATGSIGLSALDVVSRNKELFDVFVLAAGQNAKKMAELCIEHEPLYAIMANQQAAEQLSAYLANTQCQTLVMHGEQAMSDLCAHPDVDIVMSAIVGAAGLLPTLSAVEAGKKVLLANKESLVMSGQLFIDKVKQHKATLLPIDSEHNAIFQCLPSSLQNAKGDQKLQQHGVSKILLTGSGGPFLTRDINTLKDVTVSEAVAHPNWSMGQKISVDSATMMNKGLEFIEAKWLFNCDASDIDVVIHPQSIIHSMVQYHDGSILAQMGNPDMRTPIAHALAYPERINAGVKPLNFSDICDFSFTKPDFSRYPNLQLAIDACSAGQGATTTVNAANEIAVGAFLNGKIGFTDIYKINAQTLEAATYTNVQSLDEILECDKLARISASEFITKVAH
- the rseP gene encoding sigma E protease regulator RseP, with the protein product MFDFFWNLGSFILALGILVAIHEYGHFWVARKMGVKVLRFSIGFGKPLLKWHDKYNTEYVIAAIPLGGYVKMLDERVDDVPANQRHLSFNSKSVQARIAIVAAGPMANFLFAIFALAVMYMVGVQSVKPVVGSITEGSRAEQAGIMPSQHIIKIGDDDITTWQDATFALMSNLGEESVEVIVRDKNLQPRVKTLNLEGWKLDQRDVPPLSSLGIVPFRPQATLTIAAVTKDSAAEHANLQVNDTILAVNGETISNWQQLVNLITQSANKSLQFSVKRQDTIQAITVTPKGRIDNNGIEQGFLGVAPVVQQWPDGYVETRHYGPLDSIVRGTKETWRLITLSFDMIGNLITGQVSVKNLSGPVGIAVGAGTSVSYGLVAFLSFLALISVNLGVFNLLPLPVLDGGHLMYYIIELFRKKPVSEKTQEFGFKVGALLLIFLTCFALFNDVSRL